One genomic segment of Candidatus Fusobacterium pullicola includes these proteins:
- a CDS encoding transporter substrate-binding domain-containing protein yields the protein MRKGLLRLALAALTTVALVGCGGAKKEEANTFKVGMEAGYAPYNWTQLTDANGGVKIAGSSEYAGGYDVEIAKRIADGLGKELVVVKTEWDGLVPALVSGKVDAIIAGMSPTAERKETIDFTDTYYQSNLVMLVKNGGKYENAKTLADFSGAKITGQLNTFHYTVIDQIPNVKKQPAMDNFPAMRVALESGVIDGYVTERPEAISAQSANNKFKMVEFTEGFVTSPEDTAIAVGLQKGSPLKDKINEILNGISQEQRLEIMDRAIENQPAAQ from the coding sequence ATGAGAAAAGGATTATTAAGATTAGCTTTAGCAGCATTGACAACAGTTGCATTAGTAGGATGTGGAGGAGCAAAAAAAGAGGAAGCAAATACTTTTAAAGTTGGAATGGAAGCTGGGTATGCTCCATATAACTGGACACAATTAACAGATGCAAACGGTGGAGTTAAGATTGCTGGTTCTTCAGAATATGCAGGAGGATATGATGTTGAAATAGCTAAAAGAATAGCTGATGGATTAGGAAAAGAATTAGTAGTAGTAAAAACTGAATGGGATGGATTAGTACCTGCTTTAGTTTCTGGAAAAGTAGATGCTATAATAGCTGGAATGTCTCCAACTGCAGAAAGAAAAGAGACAATAGATTTTACAGATACTTACTATCAATCTAACTTAGTTATGTTAGTAAAAAATGGTGGAAAATATGAAAATGCAAAAACACTTGCTGATTTCTCAGGAGCAAAAATTACAGGACAATTAAATACATTCCACTATACAGTAATAGATCAAATACCAAATGTTAAAAAGCAACCTGCAATGGATAACTTCCCAGCTATGAGAGTTGCCCTAGAAAGTGGAGTAATTGATGGGTATGTAACAGAGAGACCAGAGGCAATAAGTGCTCAGTCAGCAAATAACAAATTTAAAATGGTAGAGTTTACAGAAGGATTTGTAACATCACCTGAAGATACAGCAATTGCAGTAGGATTACAAAAAGGAAGTCCATTAAAAGATAAAATAAATGAGATTTTAAATGGAATTTCACAAGAACAAAGACTGGAGATAATGGATAGAGCTATCGAAAATCAACCAGCAGCACAGTAA